From Plasmodium cynomolgi strain B DNA, chromosome 9, whole genome shotgun sequence:
AAAGTCACCACCAAGTGTGCGTTTTCGCTTTAACAAACCGGTCGGGTGCGCGGAGAACTGcgctgaacaaaaaaaaaagctggcAAGCCAGGTGAGGTCGCCCACCGGGGCAAAGACGGGTAGAAGCAAAAGTGGGAGTCAAGATGCAAAGACGGATAGATGCAACGGCGGATAGATGCAACGGCGGATAGATGCAACGGCGGATAGATGCAACGGCGGATAGATGCAACGGCGGATGggtgcaaaaggggagcaacGGTCCAAGGGCCCGAACCAAACCCGCGCACGTGCGTAGGAACAGCCGAGCGACTCTACTCATACAACGCCAAGTAATAATCGTAGGAAACCCAGTGGAGCTTACTCCTGCACAAGTCGTAGTTCTTCTGACCCACCTTGGCAAGAACAAAGTCCAGCTGCTGAGGCTTGATGTAGTACACAGACTCTCCTCCATTAGCCACAGTCTTGAAGATGTCCTTCTCCTCAAGGCACGATATAATATCATTAGTCTCAATGCTAGTAATTTCGGATAACTCCTGAATGGATAATTGCTCATAATTTACCAACACTTTGAGCAGTGTCTCATACCAGTAAGCCATGTAAGACGCTACCCCCAAGTCGGACAAAGGTCTCTCAGGAGTACCAGTACGTCTTTCAGTTTGAGATAAAAAGTAActaaaatttatcaaaaattttccataacCTTTCTTCTGATGTTGTGGAAGGGTCAAAATACAAGAAacgttattttttgaatatttttcttttgaaaaatatccAGTGATATGATATCCAAATTGATCAAACTCAgtaattacataaaataaaataaattgacTCGATGTTTTAACGTTTTATGATCTAAAAAGAGCTTAGAAAGGAAGCATAAATTTTCACAATAAATTCGGAAATAATTTCCATCAATTTCAAAAATAGATATATTATCACATcgatatatttcatttccaGGTGGATGTCTaatttcgcatttttctgTATGTCGTAGTAGTTCTTCAttctctttaaaaaaagacaaacaaaATTCACATATGTATAGAATGTCTATATTTTGATACTCTTTTGGGTATGGAGAAAAATACCATGTATCTATTAAATATTTcccaaattttatttgattaattgttttcaattttgtattttcttcatgttCTCTCAGATATTCTTTGTCAATTCCTGCATGGTCATCATGATCTGATTCTCCATTATCTATTTCTCTAATACATGGGTATCCATCATTTGGCTCTTCATCCAGAAGACGTAGATTTTTATATGCAAGCCAACAGTCTAAACGTCTATCGAACTTCTCCCAATGTACATAGTAATCATAATCACTCTCCTTCATTTGAGCTGTACTTGTGGATAGCTCTGTTGATAATTTACTGATAATctcatttttacttaaatttaatgggaaaataaaattgaggTCATtgagatttttattttttggtcTGGCATAAACAATGGAACAGTGTCTCCAAACTTTATTCAAAGGATCCAGACCCCACATCACTTGCTTTACTGGAAGAGCATTTGGGAATATCAGAGCGTACGAGTCGTTGAATTTGGACAACGAACTCAGCGCTTTTCCTGTACTCCTTGCTTTGCTGCTACCTCCTTTGCTGCTACCCCCTTTGCTGCTACCTCCTTTGCTACTACCCCCTTTGCTGCTACTCCCTTTGCTGCTACTCCCTTTGCTGCCACCACCCTTGCTACTACCCCCTTTGCTGCTACCCCCCTTGCTGCTACCCCCTTTGCTGCTACCCCCCTTGCTGCTACCCCCCTtactgcttccccctttgctaCTACCCCCCTTTGCCGCTTTACTACCGCTGGCAGCGCACCCCCCAGCGGAATTAGCAGAGTTTGTCGCGCTCGCCGAACTCTTCTCTCTGCTCCTGGAGCTGCTGGACCCCTTCGCGCCCGTTTTGCTACCCCCCCGGCTGGCCCCCTTGCCCTCCGCTGGCCCAGCAGAGGGGTTGGCGCTACCCGCAGTTGTAGTACCAATAGTGGTATCCCCCGCGGCAGCGCCTGCAGTACCGCTTCCAGTTTCCCCCTCTGCACCCCCCGCGACGGCCGTCGCCTCCTCAGTCTTTGCCACCGTGTCCTCCTCCCCAGTAGGCACTCCAGCCGAGGCGGACTTTTCTGCTCCAGGGGAGGCGGATTTGTCTGCCCCAGCCGAGGTGGTCTTGTCTTCCCCAGCCGAGGTGGCCTTGTCTTCCCCCGCCGCCTTGGCTTTGTCTCCCCCCGCCGCCTTGGCTTTGTCTTCCCCCGCCGCCTTGGCTTTGTCTTCCCCCGCCGCCTTGGACTTGCTACTCCCCCCCTTGGAGCTTTTACTCGAGCCACCACCTCCCCCCCTATTCACCTGCGAGTTGTCATTCCTACTTCCCCCCATTCtgttcacttaaaaaatggccaaaagaaacacaaaaaaaaaaagaaaaaaaagaaagaaaaaaaagaaatcattAAAACTGGGACCAATAAGTTATATGccttcttttgtttttcctcaaaatggaTTGTCCCAAAGGGTAGGGTTAAAATGGCCCTGCAGGAGCATCCCCTCTCCATGCATGGAGGGGAGGGCACCAATTCGCTTAAGCCGACTCCCGCACGGGCTTTATGTTAAGAAGCCCATTAGCTACATCGcga
This genomic window contains:
- a CDS encoding histone acetyltransferase (putative), producing the protein MKESDYDYYVHWEKFDRRLDCWLAYKNLRLLDEEPNDGYPCIREIDNGESDHDDHAGIDKEYLREHEENTKLKTINQIKFGKYLIDTWYFSPYPKEYQNIDILYICEFCLSFFKENEELLRHTEKCEIRHPPGNEIYRCDNISIFEIDGNYFRIYCENLCFLSKLFLDHKTLKHRVNLFYF